The Gemmata palustris genome includes a region encoding these proteins:
- a CDS encoding Ldh family oxidoreductase produces MSNTSSEIRYQVRDLIEYATALFAAAGCDGDKPAAIAAGLVEADLLGHTTHGLQLAPTYLGELESGGMIPRGEPEVVADRGATVTWDGRRLPGVWLTAKAVDLAVERAPTYGVATIVIRRSHHIGCLAAFLQRATDRGLMITIASSDPAVASVAPFGGRKAVFTPDPFAVGIPTDADPILIDISASITTNGMAGRLRREGKTFPGAWALDAAGAPTDDPNALFSDPPGSLLPLGGAEYGHKGFGLALMVEALTQGLSGFGRAEAPTQWGASVFVQVIDPTAFGGRDAFQHETGWLANACRDSPPVPGVDAVRVPGQRGLAHKKRALAEGVVLYPGIADALAPHATRLRVTPPRPIGA; encoded by the coding sequence ATGTCGAATACCAGTTCCGAGATTCGGTACCAAGTTCGTGATCTGATCGAGTACGCCACCGCACTTTTTGCCGCGGCCGGCTGTGACGGCGACAAGCCGGCCGCCATCGCCGCGGGGCTGGTCGAGGCCGATTTACTCGGCCACACCACGCACGGGTTGCAACTGGCCCCCACTTACCTCGGCGAATTGGAATCCGGAGGGATGATCCCACGCGGCGAACCGGAGGTGGTCGCGGATCGCGGTGCAACCGTGACCTGGGACGGGCGCCGGCTCCCGGGTGTGTGGCTCACCGCGAAGGCCGTGGACCTCGCGGTGGAACGCGCGCCGACCTACGGGGTCGCGACGATCGTCATTCGGCGGAGTCACCACATCGGTTGTTTGGCCGCGTTCCTTCAGCGTGCGACCGATCGCGGGCTGATGATTACGATCGCCAGTTCCGACCCTGCCGTGGCCAGTGTCGCTCCATTTGGCGGGCGAAAAGCGGTGTTCACCCCGGATCCGTTCGCGGTCGGCATCCCGACCGATGCTGACCCGATCCTGATCGACATTAGTGCGTCGATCACCACGAACGGAATGGCGGGTCGGCTCCGGCGCGAGGGGAAGACGTTCCCCGGTGCGTGGGCGCTCGATGCCGCGGGCGCGCCGACCGATGACCCGAACGCCCTGTTCTCCGACCCGCCGGGTTCGCTTCTTCCGCTCGGGGGAGCCGAATACGGGCACAAGGGTTTCGGGCTGGCGCTGATGGTCGAGGCTCTCACGCAAGGGCTGAGCGGCTTCGGCCGGGCCGAGGCGCCGACGCAGTGGGGTGCATCGGTGTTCGTCCAGGTGATCGACCCCACCGCGTTCGGTGGACGTGATGCGTTTCAGCACGAAACCGGGTGGCTCGCGAATGCGTGCCGCGACAGCCCGCCGGTCCCCGGGGTCGATGCGGTCCGCGTACCGGGCCAGCGCGGTCTCGCGCACAAGAAACGCGCACTGGCAGAAGGCGTTGTGCTCTATCCCGGCATTGCGGACGCCCTCGCCCCGCACGCGACACGCCTCCGCGTAACGCCCCCGCGCCCAATTGGGGCGTAA
- a CDS encoding DoxX family protein yields the protein MSTHSPAPPSKGARWAGHVLSGLVGAFLLLDGVAKLFKPVQVVEGTVKLGYPEDVIVPLGITLAACSVLYLIPRTAVLGAILLTGYLGGAVATHVRVGGSAFSIAFGVGFGVLVWLGLYLRKPRLRALVPLR from the coding sequence ATGTCAACTCACTCGCCCGCGCCGCCATCGAAGGGCGCGCGCTGGGCCGGGCACGTCCTGAGCGGATTAGTCGGTGCGTTCCTGCTCCTGGACGGCGTCGCCAAACTGTTCAAGCCCGTGCAGGTCGTCGAGGGCACGGTGAAACTCGGGTACCCCGAGGACGTGATCGTCCCGCTCGGGATCACACTGGCTGCGTGCTCGGTCCTCTACCTGATTCCGCGGACGGCGGTCCTCGGCGCGATCCTGCTCACGGGCTACCTCGGTGGGGCCGTCGCCACTCACGTTCGGGTCGGCGGCAGTGCGTTCTCCATCGCCTTCGGGGTCGGCTTCGGCGTTCTGGTTTGGTTGGGGCTGTACCTGCGCAAGCCGCGCCTCCGGGCTCTCGTCCCACTGCGATAG
- a CDS encoding phage major capsid protein produces the protein MAFLADKLKKILEQNMNEGRGLAGYRGQLREMFGISEDDDGLPLVNRGERLIDPRHLDAREIAVTFLGRNAGPSDVRRAFALREQYGSFQEAEGAVVLPSHFAKISAFTDTVAGLVDALTMEAYTAPEFIGDSLMEVKQERVNGGKMIGVMNDGGVSDNLNDAEPYPTVGLKETYVEVPDNQRFGNVIQLNEKVFIYDRTDMIESACKSAGTAVAYKKEQRQADCVLGITNTYSRDGNAANTYLTTNGEIPNNYTNSSTNQLTNYASIDSAFQILEGNTDPGTGFEITVAAPQLLVMPQRQMNLESVLYPEFIRRATDTGNTLTQTPRSLVRPIAPIVVSRIWYNRLIAASVNTTNAPERWHMGDFKRAFRYRQIIPFQVNSAPLSSEDARRDIVGIWVAREHGVPFVKEPRFVYRGTKE, from the coding sequence ATGGCGTTCCTGGCCGATAAGCTCAAGAAGATTCTCGAGCAGAACATGAACGAGGGGCGCGGCCTGGCGGGGTACCGCGGGCAGTTGCGCGAGATGTTCGGCATCTCCGAAGACGACGACGGGCTGCCGCTCGTGAACCGAGGCGAGCGGCTCATCGACCCGCGCCACCTGGACGCGCGCGAGATCGCAGTGACGTTCCTGGGGCGCAACGCCGGGCCGTCCGACGTGCGCCGGGCGTTCGCGCTCCGCGAGCAGTACGGCAGCTTCCAGGAGGCGGAAGGCGCGGTCGTGCTGCCCTCGCACTTCGCCAAGATCAGCGCGTTCACGGACACTGTAGCCGGGCTGGTCGATGCGCTCACGATGGAGGCGTACACCGCGCCCGAGTTCATCGGCGACTCGCTCATGGAAGTGAAGCAGGAGCGGGTGAACGGCGGGAAGATGATCGGCGTCATGAACGACGGCGGTGTGAGCGACAACCTGAACGACGCCGAGCCGTACCCGACCGTGGGGCTAAAGGAAACCTACGTCGAGGTGCCCGATAACCAGCGATTCGGGAACGTGATCCAGCTCAACGAAAAGGTGTTCATCTACGACCGCACCGACATGATCGAGAGCGCGTGCAAGAGCGCTGGAACCGCGGTCGCGTACAAGAAGGAACAGCGCCAGGCGGACTGCGTGCTCGGGATCACGAACACGTACAGCCGCGACGGGAACGCCGCGAACACGTACCTGACGACGAACGGCGAGATCCCGAACAACTACACGAACTCGAGCACGAACCAGCTCACCAACTACGCCAGCATCGACAGCGCGTTCCAGATCCTCGAAGGCAACACCGATCCCGGCACCGGGTTCGAGATCACCGTCGCCGCGCCGCAACTGCTCGTGATGCCGCAGCGCCAGATGAACCTCGAGAGCGTGCTGTACCCCGAGTTCATCCGCCGGGCGACGGACACCGGGAACACGCTCACGCAAACGCCCCGCAGTTTGGTGCGGCCCATCGCGCCCATCGTCGTGTCGCGCATCTGGTACAACCGGCTCATCGCGGCTTCCGTCAACACGACGAACGCGCCCGAGCGCTGGCACATGGGCGACTTCAAGCGCGCCTTCCGCTACCGGCAGATCATCCCCTTCCAGGTCAACAGCGCCCCGCTCTCGAGCGAGGACGCGCGGCGCGACATCGTCGGCATCTGGGTCGCCCGGGAGCACGGCGTCCCCTTCGTGAAGGAGCCGCGATTCGTGTACCGCGGCACGAAGGAGTAA
- a CDS encoding Gfo/Idh/MocA family protein: MPAPTRRHALAHLSAAIALGEATLSAGASDPKPGGTRIKIGQIGVGHAHASKLSVYRASPDYEVVGGVEPDAELRKQAENSPTYRDLKWLTREQLLETPGLQAVLVETRVRDLLDNAEACVSAGMHVHIDKPAGESLPQFKRILSAAAKKKLLVQMGYMYRYSPAVVLLREFLKKGWLGEVFEVHTVMSKVVAPAERKRLAEYRGGIMFELGCHVLDLVIGVLGKPKDVASFPLHSSTLDDKLLDNTLAVLSYPRATASVKSSAIEVEGGDRRHLVVCGTEGTFHIQPLDNPAARVSLSKARGEYKKGTQDITFPKYTRYVGDAADMARVIRGEKGADFSYEHDLTVQETLLRASGLPLKD, encoded by the coding sequence ATGCCAGCCCCCACGCGCCGTCACGCGCTCGCGCACCTCAGCGCGGCAATCGCTCTCGGAGAGGCGACACTTTCGGCAGGTGCGAGTGACCCGAAGCCCGGAGGGACGCGCATCAAGATCGGGCAAATCGGCGTCGGGCACGCCCACGCGAGCAAGCTGTCGGTGTACCGTGCCTCGCCCGATTACGAAGTGGTCGGCGGCGTCGAGCCGGACGCGGAACTCCGCAAGCAAGCCGAGAATTCCCCGACCTATCGCGACCTGAAGTGGCTCACGCGCGAACAACTCCTCGAAACACCTGGGCTTCAAGCGGTGCTTGTGGAGACGCGCGTGCGCGACCTGCTCGACAACGCCGAAGCGTGCGTTTCTGCCGGGATGCACGTGCATATCGACAAGCCGGCCGGTGAATCGCTGCCGCAATTCAAACGCATCCTCAGCGCTGCAGCCAAGAAGAAGTTGCTCGTGCAAATGGGCTACATGTACCGCTACAGCCCGGCGGTCGTTCTGCTCCGCGAGTTCCTCAAGAAGGGCTGGCTCGGTGAGGTGTTCGAGGTCCACACCGTGATGAGCAAGGTTGTTGCGCCGGCCGAGCGGAAGCGGCTCGCCGAGTACCGCGGCGGGATCATGTTCGAGCTGGGCTGTCACGTCCTCGACTTGGTGATCGGCGTGTTGGGCAAACCGAAGGACGTCGCATCGTTCCCGCTGCACTCCTCAACGCTCGACGACAAACTTCTCGACAACACGCTCGCGGTACTGAGTTACCCGCGTGCGACCGCGAGCGTGAAGTCGAGCGCGATCGAGGTCGAGGGCGGCGACCGTCGGCACCTCGTGGTGTGCGGGACCGAGGGCACGTTCCACATTCAACCGCTCGACAACCCGGCCGCGCGCGTCTCGCTGTCGAAAGCACGCGGGGAGTACAAGAAGGGCACGCAGGACATCACGTTCCCGAAGTACACGCGGTACGTCGGTGACGCCGCGGACATGGCCCGCGTCATTCGCGGAGAGAAGGGCGCCGATTTCTCTTACGAACACGATTTGACCGTGCAGGAAACGCTCCTGCGCGCGAGCGGGCTCCCGCTGAAGGATTGA
- a CDS encoding PD40 domain-containing protein translates to MIRSASARMFVSLLGGIFTLTHCVPARGAEPAVPLIGYTELKTNLPGGRHANVRTMRAAVVKADGTGPRLVAEELAKEPDTWTQFAGWAPDGKAAIIGAGWQSPENAKWEDENKQFRMEEGKWKLDSCLLDLASGKVANVTGVDRVSHYNGGLFFLPDGRGLGFTPLIKGVSKPYLMDPDGRNKRDVSGKGGGFAYGYSASPDGKFICYHENYQLHVSDADGANKKHIKTGHAFDFAPKWAPDGKWLLFVSGEHYNCHPHIVRPDGTGLKKLADRGGYRGVIEFLDVFDFHGGSSDTPVWSVDGALVYFTAKVGKSVELFQTTLDGTATQLTKSADGSLHYHPQPSPDGKWIIYGSMRDGVRNIYVMNLSDRTEKRITGLKAGAGAMWPHWQPVGAGR, encoded by the coding sequence ATGATCCGCAGCGCGAGCGCCAGAATGTTCGTGAGCCTGCTCGGTGGGATATTCACACTGACGCACTGCGTACCCGCACGCGGTGCGGAGCCCGCGGTTCCGCTCATCGGGTACACGGAGCTCAAAACGAACCTCCCCGGCGGTCGGCACGCGAACGTGCGCACGATGCGCGCCGCGGTCGTCAAAGCCGACGGCACGGGTCCGCGCCTGGTCGCTGAAGAACTGGCGAAGGAACCCGACACCTGGACCCAGTTCGCGGGCTGGGCGCCGGACGGTAAGGCCGCAATCATCGGCGCCGGCTGGCAGTCGCCCGAAAATGCGAAATGGGAAGACGAGAACAAACAATTCCGCATGGAAGAGGGCAAGTGGAAGCTCGATTCGTGCTTGCTCGATCTCGCTTCGGGGAAAGTCGCGAACGTGACGGGAGTGGATCGCGTCAGCCACTACAACGGCGGGCTGTTCTTCCTCCCGGACGGGCGCGGGCTCGGTTTCACGCCGCTCATTAAGGGCGTCTCAAAGCCCTATCTCATGGACCCGGACGGGCGCAACAAGCGCGACGTGTCGGGGAAGGGCGGTGGGTTCGCTTACGGGTACAGCGCGTCGCCCGACGGCAAGTTCATCTGCTACCACGAGAACTACCAGCTCCACGTTTCCGACGCGGACGGCGCGAACAAGAAGCACATCAAGACGGGCCACGCATTCGACTTCGCCCCGAAGTGGGCGCCGGACGGGAAGTGGCTGCTCTTCGTGAGCGGCGAGCACTACAACTGCCACCCGCACATTGTGCGGCCCGACGGCACCGGGCTGAAGAAGCTCGCCGATCGCGGTGGGTATCGGGGCGTGATCGAGTTCCTGGACGTGTTCGATTTCCACGGCGGCAGCAGCGATACGCCGGTGTGGTCCGTTGACGGCGCGCTGGTCTATTTCACGGCGAAGGTCGGCAAGAGCGTGGAGCTGTTCCAGACGACACTCGACGGCACGGCCACGCAACTCACCAAGTCCGCCGACGGTTCTTTACACTACCACCCGCAGCCGTCGCCGGACGGGAAGTGGATCATCTACGGCTCGATGCGGGACGGGGTTCGCAACATTTACGTCATGAACCTGTCCGATCGAACCGAAAAGCGGATCACAGGTTTGAAGGCCGGCGCCGGCGCCATGTGGCCCCACTGGCAACCGGTCGGCGCCGGGCGGTAA
- a CDS encoding twin-arginine translocation signal domain-containing protein, with translation MLTRRDFLGAVGASALGAGAFSADPGPRKKMAVVTTEWRDRSHAWHMAERFLAGYPIKGKWRRPAIDVVAAYVDQFPKNDLSRDRARESGFTIYKSVAEALRCGTDKLAVDAVLIIGEHGDYPDNEFGQKKYPRYEFFKQVAEVFKKDGRAAPVFNDKHLSWKFAWAKEMVDTARELKFPFLAGSSLPVTWRMPAVDMPLGAEVEEVMCVAMGGVDSYDFHALEVIQCMAERRKGGETGVVALQALRGDSVWNALEAGSWKAGGWNPQLFDACLCRSQTLAQAPTYSHRFPTVKQMREWVKVPVAYRFEYADGLKATMLLMNGLVGDFTFAARVRGEAEPLSTLFYLPPNPNVVYSAALMSKVEETFLTGRAPYPVERTLLTSGLVEAGTHSLSKGQKRLETPHLAVRYQAPRESTFWKD, from the coding sequence ATGCTCACGCGACGAGATTTCCTGGGTGCGGTCGGGGCCAGTGCTCTCGGTGCCGGCGCCTTCAGTGCGGACCCGGGTCCGCGGAAGAAAATGGCGGTCGTCACGACCGAGTGGCGTGACCGGTCGCACGCCTGGCACATGGCGGAGCGGTTCCTGGCCGGTTACCCCATCAAGGGGAAGTGGCGCCGGCCGGCGATTGACGTGGTGGCCGCGTATGTCGATCAGTTCCCGAAGAACGACCTGAGCCGGGACCGCGCCCGCGAATCCGGGTTCACGATCTACAAGTCCGTCGCCGAAGCCCTGCGCTGCGGAACGGACAAGCTCGCGGTCGATGCGGTGCTGATTATCGGCGAGCACGGGGACTACCCGGACAACGAGTTCGGGCAGAAGAAGTACCCGCGCTACGAGTTCTTCAAGCAGGTCGCGGAGGTCTTCAAAAAGGACGGCCGCGCTGCGCCCGTGTTCAACGACAAGCACCTCTCGTGGAAGTTCGCGTGGGCGAAGGAGATGGTCGATACGGCGCGCGAACTCAAGTTCCCGTTCCTCGCCGGATCGTCGCTCCCGGTGACGTGGCGCATGCCGGCGGTCGATATGCCGCTCGGGGCCGAGGTCGAAGAAGTGATGTGCGTGGCGATGGGCGGCGTGGACAGTTACGACTTCCACGCGCTCGAGGTGATTCAGTGCATGGCCGAGCGGCGGAAGGGCGGCGAAACGGGTGTGGTTGCGCTCCAGGCGCTGCGCGGCGACTCGGTTTGGAACGCGCTGGAAGCCGGTTCGTGGAAGGCGGGCGGGTGGAACCCGCAACTGTTCGATGCCTGCCTCTGCCGCAGTCAGACGCTCGCGCAAGCGCCGACGTACAGTCACCGGTTCCCGACCGTGAAGCAGATGCGCGAGTGGGTGAAGGTGCCCGTCGCTTATCGTTTCGAGTACGCCGACGGACTGAAGGCCACGATGCTCCTGATGAACGGGCTCGTCGGCGATTTCACGTTCGCCGCGCGCGTGAGGGGAGAGGCCGAACCGCTCTCGACGCTGTTTTATCTTCCGCCGAACCCCAACGTCGTCTATTCGGCCGCGCTCATGTCGAAGGTCGAAGAGACGTTCCTGACCGGGCGGGCGCCGTACCCGGTCGAGCGGACGCTGCTCACATCGGGGCTGGTCGAAGCCGGCACGCACTCGCTTTCCAAGGGGCAGAAGCGCCTGGAAACGCCGCACCTCGCGGTGCGGTACCAGGCCCCGCGCGAATCCACGTTCTGGAAAGATTGA
- the dnaB gene encoding replicative DNA helicase codes for MSNDQQLTDRLPPQNRDAERGVLGGILRDPDTLPTVQQHIVTDNFYFDAHQKIYQALCDLATDAQPIDLVLLYDRLRKNKQLEDVGGQAYLVELWEAVPTGANAEYHAKLVKDTAMVRGLIHASNEILRDAYDRTQSGDELVAQAERKIMEVAKQGMVGETAVLSTVVKEAFDRLDSRIGQDNLAISGLPSGYVDLDNMTAGLHNTELVIIAARPSVGKTAFALNVVRNIIVEGVSSGQSPVVMFFSLEMARIELAERLLCCQSRVGSHNVRKGHLNSDDLQKLMDAGDILRRCRLYIDDTPSRTMIQIAASARRLQKKHERDGGLKLIVIDYLQLIEPENRRDPRQEQVAQISRRLKFLARELKIPVIALAQVNRASEDRQDHKPRLSDLRESGSIEQDADTCMMLHRPGKFEGQEDNVLEVIIAKQRNGPTGEITLTWRKEYNRYESYIADVNMGDGGI; via the coding sequence ATGTCCAACGATCAACAATTGACCGACCGCCTCCCGCCCCAGAACCGCGACGCCGAACGCGGCGTCCTCGGCGGCATCCTGCGCGACCCCGACACGCTGCCGACCGTGCAACAGCACATCGTCACGGACAACTTTTACTTCGACGCGCACCAGAAGATCTATCAGGCGCTGTGCGACCTCGCGACCGACGCGCAACCCATCGACCTCGTGCTGCTGTACGACCGGCTCCGAAAGAACAAGCAGCTCGAAGACGTGGGCGGACAGGCGTACCTGGTCGAGTTGTGGGAGGCGGTGCCGACCGGGGCCAACGCCGAGTACCACGCGAAACTCGTTAAGGACACCGCAATGGTGCGGGGGCTGATCCACGCCAGCAACGAGATCCTGCGCGACGCCTACGACCGCACACAGTCGGGCGACGAACTGGTGGCGCAGGCCGAGCGCAAGATCATGGAGGTGGCGAAGCAGGGGATGGTGGGCGAAACGGCGGTGCTCTCGACCGTGGTCAAGGAAGCGTTCGACCGGCTCGACTCGCGCATCGGCCAGGACAACCTCGCGATCAGCGGGCTGCCCAGTGGCTACGTCGACCTCGACAACATGACCGCGGGCCTGCACAACACCGAACTCGTCATCATCGCCGCGCGCCCGTCCGTCGGTAAGACGGCATTCGCACTGAACGTCGTCAGAAACATCATCGTCGAAGGGGTCTCATCAGGTCAGTCGCCGGTGGTGATGTTCTTCAGCCTCGAAATGGCCCGGATCGAACTGGCCGAGCGCCTCTTGTGCTGCCAGTCGCGCGTGGGCAGCCACAACGTGCGCAAGGGACACCTCAACTCGGACGACCTCCAGAAACTGATGGACGCGGGCGACATCCTCCGCCGGTGCCGGCTCTACATCGACGACACGCCGAGCCGCACGATGATCCAGATCGCGGCCAGCGCCCGGCGGCTGCAGAAGAAGCACGAACGGGACGGCGGGCTGAAGCTCATCGTGATCGACTACCTGCAGCTCATCGAGCCGGAGAACCGCCGCGACCCGCGCCAGGAGCAGGTCGCGCAGATCAGCCGCCGGCTGAAGTTCCTCGCGCGCGAGCTGAAAATCCCGGTGATCGCGCTCGCCCAGGTGAACCGGGCGTCCGAGGACCGCCAGGACCACAAGCCGCGGCTCTCGGACCTCCGCGAATCGGGCTCGATCGAGCAGGACGCCGACACCTGTATGATGCTGCACCGCCCGGGCAAGTTCGAGGGCCAGGAAGACAACGTCCTCGAGGTGATTATCGCGAAGCAGCGCAACGGACCGACGGGCGAAATCACGCTCACGTGGCGGAAAGAGTACAACCGCTACGAGAGCTACATCGCCGACGTCAACATGGGCGACGGCGGCATATGA
- a CDS encoding ArsR/SmtB family transcription factor: MARSPTTSDAFNAVAEPRRRDILDLLARGERSVNDLVAALKLTQPQVSKHLAVLREVGLVNVRGSGRQRFYALNAAGLKPIHDWVKVYERLWNERLDRLDEYLKELQSQEKPNDGE; encoded by the coding sequence ATGGCCCGGTCACCCACTACCTCGGATGCGTTCAACGCGGTCGCCGAACCGCGGCGCCGGGACATTCTCGACCTGCTCGCGCGGGGCGAGCGGTCGGTGAACGACCTGGTGGCGGCTCTCAAACTCACGCAACCGCAGGTGTCCAAGCACCTGGCCGTGTTGCGAGAAGTGGGGCTGGTGAACGTGCGCGGGTCCGGGCGCCAGCGGTTCTACGCGCTGAACGCCGCGGGGCTGAAACCGATTCACGATTGGGTCAAGGTTTACGAGCGGCTCTGGAACGAGCGCCTGGACCGGTTGGACGAGTACCTCAAGGAACTCCAGTCACAGGAGAAACCGAATGACGGCGAGTAG
- a CDS encoding EVE domain-containing protein, with the protein MARWLFKEEPEAYSFADLARDGSTTWSGVANALAQKHLRAVKKGDHVFFYATGKLKSVVGVMEVTADPTPDPADPAGKCVAVTVKPLRKLASPVTLATIKADKAFASWELVKQARLSVMPVPDDLWARIEALGAE; encoded by the coding sequence ATGGCACGCTGGCTGTTCAAGGAAGAACCGGAGGCGTACAGCTTCGCGGACCTCGCGCGCGACGGCTCCACCACCTGGAGCGGCGTGGCCAACGCGCTCGCGCAGAAGCACTTGCGCGCGGTGAAGAAGGGCGATCACGTGTTCTTCTACGCGACCGGCAAGTTGAAGTCGGTTGTGGGCGTGATGGAGGTGACCGCCGACCCGACCCCGGACCCGGCCGACCCCGCCGGGAAGTGCGTCGCGGTGACGGTCAAACCACTTCGCAAGCTCGCTTCACCCGTTACGCTCGCCACGATCAAAGCGGACAAGGCGTTTGCCTCGTGGGAACTCGTGAAGCAGGCGCGACTCTCCGTGATGCCCGTGCCGGATGATCTGTGGGCGCGGATCGAAGCACTGGGTGCCGAGTAA
- a CDS encoding DUF3634 family protein: MELFAQGLVLVIVGAVVWGLWRAGQPAPYFAVRITRGEARSATGTVTAPFLQRVQEVASEHRIATGTVWAVVRQGGRISLKFSRHFPPPACQQLRNWWGASGWKAGIRRNKCPRK, encoded by the coding sequence ATGGAACTGTTCGCCCAGGGTCTGGTGCTCGTTATCGTCGGAGCGGTCGTTTGGGGCCTCTGGCGTGCGGGTCAGCCGGCCCCGTACTTCGCGGTCCGCATTACACGCGGTGAAGCACGGTCCGCTACGGGAACCGTGACCGCGCCGTTCCTCCAGCGGGTCCAAGAGGTCGCGTCCGAACACCGCATCGCCACGGGGACCGTTTGGGCCGTGGTGCGCCAGGGCGGGCGCATCAGTTTGAAGTTCTCGCGCCACTTCCCTCCGCCCGCCTGTCAACAGCTCCGAAACTGGTGGGGCGCATCGGGCTGGAAGGCTGGTATCCGCCGAAACAAGTGCCCGCGCAAATAA